In Aureibaculum algae, the following are encoded in one genomic region:
- a CDS encoding sugar O-acetyltransferase, with protein MKSEKEKMLLGELYNPGDKELISERHEARLLFRKINTISNNDTKLTNNLFRDLLGKTGKGLFIEPPFYCDYGYNIKLGNQVFMNYNCCILDVAEVTIGNRVMFGPNVQIYTATHPLDAKTRASWLEFDKPITIGDDVWIGGGAIVCPGVTIGNGAVIAAGAVVTKDVKANVVVGGNPAKIIKKIEN; from the coding sequence ATGAAAAGTGAAAAAGAAAAAATGTTGTTGGGAGAACTCTATAATCCTGGTGATAAAGAGTTAATTTCCGAAAGACATGAAGCACGTTTGTTATTTAGAAAAATTAACACGATTTCAAATAATGACACCAAATTAACGAATAACTTATTTCGTGATCTTTTAGGAAAAACGGGTAAAGGTTTATTTATTGAACCTCCTTTTTATTGTGATTATGGTTACAATATAAAACTTGGAAATCAAGTTTTTATGAATTACAACTGTTGTATTTTAGATGTAGCAGAAGTTACTATTGGCAATAGAGTAATGTTTGGTCCAAATGTTCAAATATATACAGCTACTCACCCACTCGATGCCAAAACTCGAGCTTCATGGTTAGAATTTGATAAACCTATCACTATTGGTGATGATGTATGGATTGGTGGAGGTGCAATTGTGTGCCCAGGAGTTACAATTGGTAATGGAGCCGTAATTGCAGCTGGTGCTGTTGTTACTAAAGATGTAAAAGCGAATGTTGTTGTGGGGGGAAATCCTGCTAAAATTATAAAAAAAATAGAGAATTAA
- a CDS encoding S9 family peptidase: MIPLKQFKNLFLLSIITLSVTFVFAQDKLKSMPGYERYSEIAPQIRGAVKSGAISVEWHKNGTNFEYNKDGKRFLYDITIDETNEIGNAVVPDWRARYANRPQRGRQYASTDSPDGKLKAYTKDRNMYISDIDGNNVVAITTEGNDENQIKYGIATWVYGEELSQNTAMWWSPDNKKIAFYRFDEKEAKKYYVLYDQTKIQDSVEIEAYPKVGAKNLPVDLMMYDLTTKKMITLDTRDGKPFNDGDLGTYLYDISWSPDGKELLYHSTNRKQNIMELKAADPATGKSRVVVREEWLPSFTENSPEFHILKDGKRFIWASVRNGFNNYYLYDFNGKLLKTLTNHNFEVSSIVDVDEKKGILYYMARSGDNFMKMQLHKVKLNGKGDVRLTDPAYNHSVSISPNGKFIVDVAQAHDIAPFTNLLNAKGKIIKKLYQSDMTDFEKLGLKKIEVFTFTSADGTTQLHGMLHFPSNFDPNKKYPLLLSNYGGPATNAFSETFRTPDALTEYGFLVANIDGRNVRGRGKKLLDQLYGNLTIVEQDDFAEGIKSLYDRPYFDKENVGVFGTSYGGTTAAASLLRFPEVYHAAVANSAVTDWRNYDNIYTERFMNTLEDNKAGYDAASLMTYAPNLKGELMIFFGTSDNNVHPANSLQLIQALQKAGKSFEVQIGPDKGHTRLNVDRMMEFFIEHLVLD; the protein is encoded by the coding sequence ATGATTCCTTTAAAACAATTTAAAAATTTATTTTTATTATCAATTATTACACTAAGTGTAACTTTTGTTTTTGCCCAAGATAAGCTTAAAAGCATGCCGGGCTATGAGAGATACTCTGAAATAGCTCCTCAAATTAGAGGTGCTGTAAAAAGTGGAGCAATAAGCGTAGAGTGGCATAAGAATGGAACTAATTTCGAGTATAATAAAGATGGGAAACGTTTCTTATATGACATTACAATAGATGAAACCAATGAAATTGGAAACGCAGTAGTTCCAGATTGGAGAGCTAGATATGCTAATAGACCACAACGTGGTAGACAATACGCCTCTACTGATTCTCCTGATGGAAAATTAAAAGCATATACTAAAGATAGAAATATGTATATCAGTGATATTGATGGAAATAATGTAGTAGCGATAACCACTGAAGGAAATGACGAAAATCAAATAAAATATGGAATAGCGACTTGGGTATATGGTGAAGAATTAAGTCAAAATACAGCGATGTGGTGGTCTCCTGATAATAAAAAAATAGCATTCTATCGTTTTGATGAAAAAGAAGCGAAAAAATACTACGTCTTATATGATCAAACTAAAATTCAAGATTCTGTTGAAATAGAAGCGTATCCGAAAGTTGGAGCTAAAAATTTACCAGTAGATTTGATGATGTACGATTTAACCACTAAAAAAATGATTACGCTTGACACTCGCGATGGAAAACCCTTTAATGATGGTGATTTAGGCACCTATTTGTATGACATTTCGTGGTCTCCTGATGGTAAAGAATTATTATACCATAGTACCAATAGGAAACAAAACATAATGGAATTAAAAGCAGCTGATCCAGCTACTGGTAAAAGTCGTGTTGTTGTTCGTGAAGAATGGTTACCTAGTTTTACGGAGAACTCACCCGAATTTCATATTTTAAAAGACGGAAAACGATTTATTTGGGCTTCAGTGCGTAATGGTTTTAACAATTACTATCTGTATGATTTTAACGGAAAACTTTTAAAAACGTTAACCAATCATAATTTTGAAGTTTCAAGTATTGTTGATGTCGATGAAAAGAAAGGTATCTTATATTATATGGCTAGAAGCGGTGATAACTTCATGAAAATGCAATTGCATAAAGTGAAGTTAAATGGTAAAGGTGATGTTCGTTTAACAGATCCTGCATATAATCATAGTGTTAGTATATCTCCAAATGGTAAATTTATTGTTGATGTGGCTCAAGCACATGACATTGCTCCTTTTACTAATTTATTAAATGCAAAAGGTAAAATAATTAAAAAGTTATATCAAAGTGATATGACTGATTTTGAAAAATTAGGATTGAAAAAAATAGAAGTCTTTACTTTTACTTCTGCTGATGGAACAACGCAATTACACGGTATGCTGCATTTTCCTTCAAATTTTGATCCAAATAAGAAATACCCACTTTTATTAAGTAACTATGGTGGTCCGGCGACCAATGCATTTTCAGAAACTTTTAGAACACCTGATGCTTTAACTGAATATGGCTTTTTAGTAGCTAATATTGATGGAAGAAATGTACGTGGACGTGGTAAAAAATTATTAGATCAATTGTATGGTAATTTAACCATTGTAGAACAAGATGATTTTGCAGAGGGTATTAAGTCGTTATATGATAGACCTTATTTTGATAAAGAAAATGTTGGTGTTTTTGGTACTTCTTACGGTGGTACTACAGCAGCAGCAAGTTTATTACGTTTTCCTGAGGTATATCATGCAGCAGTTGCAAACTCGGCAGTAACCGATTGGAGAAATTATGATAATATTTACACCGAGCGTTTTATGAATACGCTTGAAGATAATAAAGCAGGTTATGATGCGGCTAGTTTAATGACGTATGCTCCTAATCTTAAAGGCGAATTAATGATATTTTTTGGTACCAGTGATAATAATGTACATCCAGCAAATTCTTTGCAATTAATTCAGGCATTACAAAAAGCTGGTAAAAGTTTTGAAGTACAAATTGGTCCAGATAAAGGACATACGCGTTTAAATGTAGATAGAATGATGGAATTTTTTATTGAACATTTGGTATTAGATTAG
- a CDS encoding NlpC/P60 family protein, which yields MKGRKYIYTFLVFSVFILIACENKVEKTQENPLENQITLVKNEFAPDKRVALFNVSSIKNDDGIILKGTSNLPEAVKTLKENLTKEEISFVDSIQMYPDAILEGKIKAVVKLSVANLRSNPKHSAELATQATLGTPLNVYTKKDNWYLIQTPDKYLAWVDSGGIQLMKESDFATWKLANKIIFLGTYGESFESESKFSPVVSDVVAGDIFEVLDEVGLFFKVKYPDGRIAYVEKNKAMNYDSWLASLNPTQESMVETAKTLMGLPYLWGGTSSKGVDCSGFTKTIFFLNGMVIPRDASQQIHTGKLIDDDKSFDNMEPGDLLFFGKSATETSKERVIHVGMWIGNNEFIHSAGRVHISSVDKNAANYDAYNYNRYLRSKRMLNEEDANIINLKKPGVFKD from the coding sequence ATGAAAGGAAGAAAGTATATTTATACGTTTTTAGTATTTAGTGTTTTTATTTTAATTGCTTGTGAAAATAAAGTTGAAAAAACGCAAGAGAATCCCTTAGAAAATCAAATTACTCTGGTTAAAAATGAGTTTGCACCAGACAAAAGAGTTGCTTTATTTAATGTAAGTTCCATTAAAAACGACGATGGAATTATTCTTAAAGGGACTTCAAACTTACCTGAAGCTGTTAAAACACTAAAGGAAAATTTAACGAAAGAAGAAATTTCTTTTGTTGATAGTATTCAAATGTATCCTGATGCTATTTTAGAAGGAAAGATAAAAGCAGTTGTAAAATTATCTGTTGCCAATTTAAGAAGTAATCCTAAACATTCTGCAGAATTAGCTACGCAGGCTACTTTAGGTACGCCTTTAAATGTATATACAAAAAAAGACAATTGGTACTTAATTCAAACGCCAGATAAATATTTAGCTTGGGTAGATAGCGGTGGTATTCAGTTAATGAAAGAATCAGATTTTGCTACATGGAAATTGGCAAATAAAATAATATTTTTAGGTACTTACGGAGAATCTTTTGAAAGTGAGAGTAAGTTTAGTCCTGTTGTTTCTGATGTGGTAGCTGGTGATATTTTTGAAGTACTTGATGAAGTTGGCTTGTTTTTCAAAGTGAAATATCCAGATGGTAGAATAGCTTACGTTGAAAAAAACAAAGCTATGAATTACGATAGTTGGTTGGCAAGTCTAAACCCGACGCAAGAATCTATGGTAGAAACTGCAAAAACATTAATGGGTCTTCCATATTTATGGGGTGGCACATCTTCAAAAGGTGTTGACTGTAGTGGTTTTACTAAAACGATATTCTTTTTAAACGGAATGGTAATACCTCGTGATGCTTCTCAGCAAATACATACAGGTAAATTAATTGATGATGATAAAAGTTTTGATAATATGGAACCCGGTGATTTACTATTCTTTGGTAAATCAGCAACAGAGACCTCTAAAGAAAGAGTAATTCATGTAGGTATGTGGATTGGAAATAATGAGTTTATTCATTCTGCCGGAAGAGTTCACATTAGTAGTGTTGATAAAAATGCAGCCAATTATGATGCCTATAATTATAATAGATATTTACGCTCTAAACGGATGCTTAATGAGGAAGATGCTAACATTATCAACCTAAAAAAACCAGGTGTTTTTAAAGATTAA
- a CDS encoding 6-pyruvoyl trahydropterin synthase family protein produces MKVTVNRKAHFNAAHRLFKPDWSDEKNLEVFGLCSNPNYHGHNYDLTVAVTGEIDPDTGFVMDMKVLKDLIKTEIEDTFDHKNLNKEVVEFNDIDGLNPTAENIVVVIWNKLRAHINKNHELSVTLYETPRNFVNYSGN; encoded by the coding sequence ATGAAGGTAACTGTAAATAGAAAGGCCCATTTTAATGCCGCACATCGGTTATTCAAACCAGATTGGTCTGATGAAAAGAATTTAGAAGTTTTTGGGTTATGTAGTAATCCCAATTACCATGGACATAATTATGATTTAACAGTTGCTGTTACGGGTGAAATTGATCCTGATACTGGTTTTGTAATGGATATGAAAGTGTTAAAAGATTTAATTAAAACAGAAATTGAAGACACTTTTGATCATAAAAATTTAAATAAAGAAGTTGTTGAGTTTAATGATATTGATGGACTAAACCCAACTGCAGAAAATATAGTGGTTGTTATTTGGAATAAATTACGTGCACATATCAATAAGAATCATGAGCTTTCGGTTACGTTGTACGAAACACCGAGAAATTTTGTAAATTATAGTGGTAATTAA
- a CDS encoding SulP family inorganic anion transporter — MKNFSTKYLKSDIKSGLVVFLVALPLCLGIALASGAPLFAGIISGVVAGIVVGMLSDSQLSVSGPAAGLTAIVLAAIASLGSFEAFLLAGFLAGAMQIIFGFLKAGVLSNYLPSNVIEGMLAAIGIIIILSQLPHAVGFDEMHEGDYFYINATGEHQIFQTLSNMVNYIHPGALIVVLASLAILIAFMKVPFLMKMKSLPGALIAVLAGIAINEVFKLTGSSLAIGQDHLVSLPIPESMNQFWSQFSLPDFSQIGNSEIWVVAITIATVASIETLLCIEAADKMDPLKRYTRTNRELKAQGIGNMISSLIGGIPITSVIVRTSANVASGGRTKIATISHGVFLMIAVITIPFFLNKIPLASLAAVLLVVGYKLASPRIFVHMWKNSRKFQFIPFVITVVAIVMTDLLVGVGIGLAVSIYFILRGNVKLAYFFKKDKHTAGETINMELAQEVSFLNKAAIKQTFAHLPENSEVVIDASNTIYIDYDVLQLIKEFANDGSRDKNISIQLVGFRKEYKIDNSTTHVTSVVSDNEGPVSPDKVVNGTKVPSNILKVTELALSTI; from the coding sequence ATGAAAAATTTTTCGACAAAATATTTAAAATCAGATATAAAATCAGGATTAGTAGTTTTTTTAGTGGCCTTACCCTTGTGTTTGGGGATTGCATTGGCAAGTGGAGCCCCATTATTTGCGGGTATTATATCAGGTGTAGTAGCTGGTATTGTAGTGGGTATGCTTAGTGATTCGCAACTGAGTGTTTCTGGTCCAGCAGCTGGGTTAACGGCTATAGTACTTGCAGCTATTGCAAGTTTAGGTTCTTTTGAAGCCTTTTTACTTGCAGGTTTTTTAGCAGGTGCAATGCAAATCATTTTTGGCTTTTTAAAAGCAGGGGTATTGTCTAATTATTTACCATCTAACGTAATTGAAGGTATGTTAGCCGCTATCGGTATTATTATCATATTATCTCAATTACCACATGCTGTTGGTTTCGATGAAATGCATGAAGGTGACTATTTTTATATCAATGCAACAGGTGAGCATCAAATCTTTCAAACCCTAAGCAATATGGTTAATTATATACATCCAGGAGCTTTAATTGTCGTATTAGCCTCTTTAGCCATTTTAATAGCTTTTATGAAAGTACCCTTTTTAATGAAAATGAAATCTTTACCTGGGGCTTTGATAGCGGTTTTAGCAGGTATCGCAATCAACGAAGTTTTTAAATTAACAGGTTCTTCATTGGCAATTGGACAAGACCATTTGGTAAGTCTGCCAATACCGGAATCTATGAATCAATTTTGGAGTCAATTTAGTCTTCCTGATTTTTCACAAATAGGGAATTCTGAAATTTGGGTGGTGGCCATTACCATTGCTACTGTAGCAAGTATTGAAACTTTATTATGTATTGAAGCAGCTGATAAAATGGATCCGTTAAAAAGATATACAAGAACAAATAGAGAATTAAAAGCACAAGGCATTGGAAATATGATAAGTTCTCTGATTGGAGGAATACCTATTACTTCTGTAATTGTGAGAACCTCTGCCAATGTAGCGTCTGGTGGTAGAACTAAAATTGCTACCATTTCACATGGTGTCTTTTTAATGATAGCAGTGATTACAATTCCATTCTTTCTAAATAAAATTCCGTTGGCATCATTAGCTGCTGTTCTATTAGTAGTAGGGTATAAGTTGGCGAGTCCTAGAATATTTGTACACATGTGGAAAAATAGTAGAAAATTTCAATTTATACCGTTTGTAATCACAGTAGTTGCCATAGTGATGACCGATTTATTAGTAGGTGTTGGAATTGGTTTAGCGGTTAGTATTTACTTTATTTTACGTGGTAATGTAAAATTAGCTTACTTCTTTAAGAAAGATAAGCATACCGCAGGTGAAACTATTAATATGGAATTAGCACAAGAAGTATCATTTTTAAATAAAGCGGCAATCAAACAAACTTTTGCACACTTACCAGAAAATAGTGAAGTAGTAATTGATGCTTCTAATACAATCTATATAGACTATGATGTATTGCAATTGATAAAAGAATTTGCAAATGATGGTTCTAGAGATAAAAATATTTCTATACAACTTGTAGGGTTTCGAAAAGAATATAAGATAGATAACTCAACAACGCATGTTACATCGGTTGTATCAGATAATGAGGGACCTGTTTCTCCAGACAAAGTTGTAAATGGAACCAAAGTTCCGTCTAATATTTTAAAAGTTACAGAACTGGCTCTTTCAACAATATAG
- the ppgK gene encoding polyphosphate--glucose phosphotransferase codes for MEILGIDVGGTGIKGAIVNIETGELVSKKHRIPTPEGAKPADVADVIAKIVTHFKWKGEVGCGFPAIINHGQVLTATNIHDSWKEVHADELFSKRTGLEFHIVNDADAAGLAAMTFGAGKDKKGTVIMITIGTGLGSGMFYDGVLIPNIELGTAPFRKNINFEQYAADSVRKRENLSYKKWGKRFNEFLNFVKFLASPDLIILGGGASKKIEKFQEELTVDVPVVPSQFENEAGIVGAAIAASRKL; via the coding sequence ATGGAAATATTAGGTATAGATGTTGGTGGTACTGGCATAAAAGGAGCAATAGTGAATATAGAAACAGGTGAACTGGTGTCTAAAAAACATCGTATTCCTACACCTGAAGGGGCTAAACCAGCTGATGTTGCTGATGTTATCGCAAAAATAGTAACTCATTTTAAATGGAAAGGCGAAGTTGGCTGTGGTTTTCCGGCAATTATTAATCACGGACAAGTTTTAACTGCAACTAATATTCACGATAGTTGGAAAGAAGTGCATGCCGACGAATTATTTTCAAAACGTACAGGTTTAGAATTTCATATCGTTAATGATGCTGATGCTGCGGGATTAGCTGCCATGACTTTTGGGGCAGGAAAAGATAAAAAAGGCACGGTAATAATGATAACTATCGGTACGGGTCTTGGTTCTGGAATGTTTTACGATGGTGTACTTATTCCTAATATTGAATTAGGCACTGCTCCTTTTAGAAAAAACATAAATTTTGAACAATACGCCGCAGATTCTGTACGTAAACGAGAAAATTTATCTTATAAAAAATGGGGGAAACGATTTAATGAATTTTTAAACTTTGTTAAATTTTTAGCCTCTCCAGATTTAATTATTTTGGGTGGTGGAGCCAGTAAAAAAATAGAGAAATTTCAAGAAGAATTAACAGTAGATGTACCCGTAGTGCCATCTCAATTTGAAAACGAAGCTGGTATTGTAGGGGCCGCAATTGCTGCTTCAAGAAAATTGTAA
- a CDS encoding cold-shock protein yields MSKGTVKFFNESKGFGFITEEGSNKEHFVHISGLIDEVREGDEVEFDLQEGRKGLNAVNVKVL; encoded by the coding sequence ATGAGTAAAGGAACAGTAAAATTCTTCAATGAATCTAAAGGATTCGGTTTTATAACAGAAGAAGGCTCTAACAAAGAACATTTTGTACACATTTCTGGATTAATCGACGAAGTACGCGAAGGTGATGAGGTTGAATTCGATTTACAGGAAGGTAGAAAAGGACTGAACGCAGTAAATGTAAAAGTATTATAA
- a CDS encoding non-canonical purine NTP diphosphatase, which translates to MKIVFATHNLNKLKEVQQLMPESIELLSLSDINCNEEILETAKTLLGNAKIKADYITKTYGYDCFADDTGLEVTALHGEPGVYSARYAGPANDAVANMAKLLSNLKSKKDRSAQFKTVVVLNLNGEQHVFDGICKGEILKTQLGKDGFGYDPIFKPKGFDTSFAEMSMKEKSAISHRGKAIQKLVDFFK; encoded by the coding sequence ATGAAAATAGTATTTGCAACACATAATCTTAATAAATTAAAAGAAGTTCAACAATTAATGCCAGAGAGCATTGAATTATTAAGTCTATCAGATATTAATTGTAATGAAGAAATCTTAGAGACAGCCAAAACCTTATTAGGTAATGCAAAAATTAAAGCAGACTATATTACCAAAACGTATGGTTACGATTGCTTTGCTGATGATACAGGGTTGGAGGTTACTGCCTTACATGGCGAGCCTGGTGTGTATTCTGCTAGGTATGCCGGACCAGCCAATGATGCTGTAGCCAATATGGCGAAATTATTATCAAATTTAAAAAGCAAAAAGGATAGATCAGCTCAATTTAAAACGGTTGTTGTGTTGAATTTAAATGGTGAACAACATGTTTTTGATGGTATTTGTAAAGGTGAAATACTAAAAACTCAACTAGGAAAAGATGGTTTTGGTTATGATCCCATTTTTAAACCCAAAGGGTTTGATACTTCTTTTGCTGAAATGTCAATGAAAGAGAAAAGTGCAATAAGCCATAGAGGCAAAGCCATTCAAAAATTAGTTGATTTTTTTAAATAA
- the idi gene encoding isopentenyl-diphosphate Delta-isomerase, which produces MVEEQVILVNEKDEQIGTMAKMEAHEKALLHRAFSVFIFNDNDELLLQQRAASKYHSPLLWTNTCCSHQRVGETNIKAGKRRLFEEMGFVTELKDVLSFIYKAPFDNGLTEHELDHVLVGSFNDNPNINSEEVEAFKWMTLEEVKSDMQKQPELYTEWFKIIFDRFYTHINKAKV; this is translated from the coding sequence ATGGTAGAAGAACAAGTAATTTTAGTTAATGAAAAGGATGAGCAAATTGGCACTATGGCCAAGATGGAGGCTCATGAAAAAGCTTTGTTACACAGAGCGTTTTCAGTATTTATATTTAATGATAATGATGAGTTATTATTGCAACAACGTGCTGCCAGTAAATACCATTCACCATTGTTGTGGACAAACACTTGTTGTAGCCATCAACGCGTAGGTGAAACAAATATTAAGGCGGGTAAACGTCGTTTATTTGAAGAAATGGGCTTCGTAACTGAATTAAAGGATGTGTTGTCTTTTATTTATAAAGCACCATTTGATAATGGCTTGACAGAACACGAACTTGATCATGTTTTGGTTGGTAGTTTTAATGACAATCCCAACATTAATTCAGAAGAAGTGGAAGCTTTTAAATGGATGACATTGGAGGAAGTGAAATCAGATATGCAAAAACAGCCTGAACTATATACGGAATGGTTTAAAATTATTTTTGATAGGTTTTATACACATATTAATAAAGCAAAAGTATGA
- a CDS encoding DUF1801 domain-containing protein — translation MNEKVDVYLNNLDQWKEELTKLREIILDCGLTEDFKWMHPCYTINGKNVLLIHGFKEYCALLFNKGALLKDPVNILIQQTENTQSARQIRFTNITEIEKQEAVLKAYILEAIVIEKSGLKINRKKTSDFDVPEELNKKFEEDSNFKKAFNQLSHGRQRGYLLHFSQPKQSKTRISRIEKTINRVLEGKGLNDCTCGLSKRMPNCDGSHRQR, via the coding sequence ATGAATGAAAAAGTTGATGTCTATTTAAATAATCTTGACCAATGGAAAGAGGAACTGACGAAACTTCGTGAAATAATTCTCGATTGCGGATTAACAGAAGATTTTAAATGGATGCATCCGTGTTATACAATTAATGGGAAAAATGTTTTATTAATCCATGGATTTAAAGAATATTGTGCACTTCTTTTTAATAAAGGAGCTTTATTAAAAGACCCTGTAAATATATTGATTCAGCAAACAGAGAATACCCAATCTGCAAGACAAATTCGATTTACAAATATAACAGAAATTGAAAAACAGGAAGCTGTTCTCAAAGCCTATATTCTTGAAGCGATTGTAATTGAAAAGTCAGGACTTAAAATAAATAGAAAAAAGACTTCAGATTTTGATGTACCAGAAGAATTAAACAAAAAATTTGAAGAAGATTCGAATTTTAAAAAGGCCTTTAACCAACTATCACACGGTAGGCAAAGAGGTTATCTTTTACATTTTTCACAACCCAAACAATCAAAAACACGTATTTCTAGAATAGAAAAAACTATAAATAGAGTTTTAGAAGGAAAGGGATTGAATGATTGTACTTGTGGACTTTCTAAACGAATGCCCAATTGTGACGGTTCTCATAGACAACGTTAG
- a CDS encoding TlpA family protein disulfide reductase, which translates to MSLKHTIFGIFFIIIIGCVTKTESAADFKDLEGNSVLLSDFKGKRILMNFWATWCVPCIEEMPSMAETQELLASENYIFLFATTDELSKIDKFKEKHQFPFQYLRYQSSLDKLNIHALPATFIYNTKGALVKRFDGAQEWNSVEMMKQLKSIE; encoded by the coding sequence ATGTCGTTAAAACACACTATTTTCGGTATCTTTTTTATAATAATTATAGGTTGTGTTACTAAAACTGAATCTGCAGCCGACTTTAAAGATCTTGAAGGTAATTCCGTATTACTATCTGATTTTAAAGGGAAAAGGATTTTGATGAATTTTTGGGCTACTTGGTGTGTTCCTTGCATTGAAGAAATGCCATCCATGGCTGAGACTCAAGAATTGTTGGCATCAGAAAATTATATTTTCTTATTTGCCACTACAGATGAATTAAGTAAAATTGATAAGTTTAAAGAAAAGCATCAATTTCCTTTTCAGTATTTACGCTATCAGTCTTCATTAGATAAATTAAACATTCATGCATTACCAGCAACTTTTATTTATAATACAAAAGGAGCACTGGTAAAACGATTTGATGGAGCACAAGAATGGAATTCTGTCGAAATGATGAAACAATTAAAAAGCATAGAATGA
- a CDS encoding RNA polymerase sigma factor has protein sequence MNLESENNKKLKDFFGREYLSLKRYVNTKISDTANRDAEDIIQDVALKLFSGADRYAPINNVAGFVYRSIRNKIIDVLRTSKPSNSVTIDNNLLELAEELNPSAADYSSDKMIMLLKECIQQLKPAYKDIIVAVDYEGYTYKEISNETGIPEGTLMSRRHRAIGILYKKIEIKINNY, from the coding sequence ATGAATTTGGAATCAGAAAATAACAAAAAACTTAAAGATTTTTTCGGAAGAGAATACCTATCTCTTAAGAGGTATGTGAACACCAAAATAAGTGACACTGCCAATAGAGATGCCGAAGATATTATTCAAGATGTAGCTCTAAAGTTATTTTCTGGGGCAGATAGATATGCTCCTATTAACAATGTAGCAGGTTTTGTTTATAGATCAATAAGAAATAAGATAATAGATGTATTACGTACTTCTAAACCTTCAAATTCGGTTACTATAGATAACAATTTACTAGAATTAGCGGAAGAATTAAATCCATCTGCTGCAGACTATTCTTCAGACAAAATGATAATGTTATTAAAAGAATGTATTCAACAATTAAAACCTGCATATAAAGATATTATTGTTGCTGTAGATTATGAAGGTTATACATATAAAGAGATTTCAAATGAAACGGGCATTCCAGAAGGTACATTAATGTCTAGAAGACATAGAGCCATTGGAATTTTATATAAAAAAATAGAAATAAAAATTAACAATTATTAA
- a CDS encoding peptidylprolyl isomerase, giving the protein MKGRILHLLILICIAFSIINCKKETPTKNSKPKAVEKIEQVQPKEVEIVAPKPWDSITHDNAIDFLIAYGKEHKENKLRVKTRLGDMIVQLYDDTPLHRASFLFLVNAGYFNTTCFHRVVPGFIVQGGNSENNSTLKIKNKYENYTIPPEFRKNHQHKFGALAAAREWENNISKKSNPFEFYFIQAKNGAHHIDGEHTVFGEVISGFNVLNKIAKQKTGRDEWPLEDVFTEIEVIE; this is encoded by the coding sequence ATGAAAGGAAGAATCTTACATTTACTTATTCTTATTTGTATTGCTTTTAGCATTATAAATTGTAAAAAAGAAACGCCAACCAAAAATAGCAAGCCGAAGGCTGTTGAAAAAATAGAACAAGTGCAACCTAAAGAAGTTGAAATTGTAGCCCCTAAACCATGGGACTCTATTACCCATGATAATGCCATAGATTTCTTAATTGCCTATGGCAAAGAGCATAAAGAAAATAAATTACGTGTTAAAACCCGTTTGGGAGATATGATTGTTCAATTGTACGATGATACTCCATTGCACCGGGCTAGTTTTTTGTTTTTAGTAAATGCAGGATATTTTAATACGACCTGTTTTCATAGGGTGGTGCCTGGTTTTATAGTGCAAGGTGGTAATTCAGAAAACAATTCAACCTTAAAAATAAAAAATAAATACGAAAACTACACGATTCCGCCTGAGTTCAGAAAAAACCATCAGCATAAATTTGGAGCCTTAGCTGCCGCTAGAGAATGGGAAAATAACATTAGTAAAAAATCGAATCCGTTTGAGTTTTATTTTATCCAGGCTAAAAATGGTGCCCATCATATTGATGGAGAACATACCGTTTTTGGTGAAGTTATTAGTGGGTTTAATGTATTGAATAAAATTGCGAAACAAAAAACAGGTAGAGATGAATGGCCCTTGGAAGATGTTTTTACGGAGATTGAGGTTATTGAATAA